A window of Citrus sinensis cultivar Valencia sweet orange chromosome 7, DVS_A1.0, whole genome shotgun sequence contains these coding sequences:
- the LOC102614671 gene encoding 60S ribosomal protein L8-1, which translates to MGRVIRAQRKGAGSVFKSHTHHRKGPAQFRSLDFGERNGYLKGVVAEIIHDPGRGAPLARVTFRHPFRYMKQKELFIAAEGMYTGQFVYCGKKATLMVGNVLPVRSIPEGAVVCNVEHHVGDRGVLARASGDYAVIISHNPDNDTTRVKLPSGAKKIIPSGCRAMIGQVAGGGRTEKPLLKAGNAYHKFRVKRNCWPKVRGVAMNPVEHPHGGGNHQHIGHASTVRRDAPPGQKVGLIAARRTGRLRGQAAATAAKADKA; encoded by the exons ATGGGTCGTGTGATTCGCGCACAGCGTAAGGGTGCAGGTTCGGTCTTCAAGTCCCACACCCACCACCGTAAGGGTCCGGCCCAGTTCCGCAGCCTCGACTTCGGTGAGCGTAATGGTTACCTCAAGGGTGTCGTCGCAGAGATTATTCACGATCCGGGTCGTGGTGCCCCGCTGGCCCGAGTTACCTTTCGTCACCCTTTTCGCTACATGAAACAAAAGGAGCTTTTCATTGCCGCCGAGGGTATGTACACGGGTCAGTTCGTGTACTGCGGCAAGAAAGCCACTCTGATGGTTGGTAATGTGTTGCCCGTTAGATCTATCCCTGAAGGAGCTGTCGTTTGCAACGTTGAGCATCATGTTGGTGATCGCGGTGTTCTCGCTAGAGCTTCTGGTGATTATGCCGTTATCATCAGTCATAACCCCGATAATGACACCACCag GGTCAAGCTTCCATCTGGTGCCAAAAAGATTATTCCAAGTGGCTGCAGAGCTATGATTGGGCAGGTTGCCGGCGGAGGGAGGACTGAGAAGCCCCTTCTCAAAGCTGGTAATGCATACCACAAATTCAGAGTGAAGCGAAACTGCTGGCCTAAGGTGCGTGGTGTGGCCATGAACCCAGTGGAGCATCCtcatggaggaggtaaccacCAGCACATTGGTCATGCTAGCACTGTTAGGCGTGATGCTCCCCCTGGCCAGAAGGTTGGTCTTATTGCAGCCAGGAGGACTGGTCGGCTCAGAGGACAAGCTGCTGCCACTGCAGCCAAGGCCGACAAGGCTTAA